The following are from one region of the Stanieria cyanosphaera PCC 7437 genome:
- the argH gene encoding argininosuccinate lyase, which translates to MTKPTTWSDRFESALHPAIAVFNASIGFDIQLIEYDLTGSIAHAKMLAHTGIITNVEAQQLVAGLEQIRQEYRAGKFQPGIEQEDVHFAVERRLTEIVGDVGKKLHTARSRNDQVGTDIRLYLRAEIEQIRKQLQSFQSILLQKAEHNLETLIPGYTHLQRAQPLSLAHHLMAYVQMAQRDWERLGDVLKRTNISPLGCGALAGTTFPIDRHYSASLLNFDGVYENSLDGVSDRDFAIEFLCAASLIMVHLSRLSEEIILWASEEFGFITLKDNCSTGSSIMPQKKNPDVPELIRGKTGRVFGHLQGLLVIMKGLPLAYNKDLQEDKEAIFDGVTTVKACLEAMTILLAEGLEFRTPRLAAAVAEDFSNATDVADYLAAKGVPFREAYNLVGKAVKTSLAVGKLLKDLTLAEWQQLHPAFEADIYDAIAPKQVVAARNSYGGTGFQQVSQAIVTAKSRLQNNS; encoded by the coding sequence GTGACTAAACCCACTACCTGGAGCGATCGCTTTGAATCTGCTTTACATCCTGCGATCGCTGTTTTTAATGCTAGTATCGGTTTTGATATTCAACTAATTGAATATGATTTGACTGGTTCGATTGCCCATGCTAAGATGCTTGCCCACACAGGAATTATTACTAATGTAGAAGCACAGCAATTAGTTGCAGGGTTAGAACAAATTCGCCAAGAATATCGTGCTGGTAAGTTTCAGCCAGGCATCGAACAAGAAGATGTTCATTTTGCTGTCGAAAGACGATTAACAGAAATTGTGGGAGATGTAGGCAAAAAATTACATACAGCCCGTTCTCGTAACGATCAGGTAGGAACTGATATTCGTCTTTATCTAAGGGCGGAAATTGAACAAATCAGAAAGCAATTACAGTCATTTCAAAGCATTTTACTGCAAAAAGCCGAACATAACTTAGAAACATTGATTCCAGGTTATACTCATCTTCAAAGAGCGCAACCACTGAGTCTAGCTCATCATTTGATGGCTTATGTACAAATGGCACAACGAGATTGGGAAAGACTAGGAGATGTTCTCAAACGAACTAATATTTCTCCTCTCGGTTGTGGTGCTTTAGCAGGAACAACCTTTCCGATTGATCGACATTACAGTGCTTCTTTGTTAAATTTTGATGGAGTGTATGAAAATAGTTTAGATGGAGTAAGCGATCGCGATTTTGCCATTGAATTTCTCTGCGCTGCTAGTTTAATCATGGTGCATTTAAGCCGTTTGAGCGAAGAAATTATTCTTTGGGCATCAGAAGAGTTTGGTTTTATTACCCTCAAAGATAATTGTTCAACGGGTTCGAGTATTATGCCTCAGAAAAAAAATCCTGATGTACCTGAATTGATCAGGGGTAAAACAGGCAGAGTATTTGGTCACCTGCAAGGTTTGTTGGTAATAATGAAGGGGTTACCTTTAGCTTATAACAAAGATTTACAAGAGGATAAAGAAGCCATTTTTGATGGCGTTACTACTGTCAAAGCTTGTTTAGAAGCAATGACGATTTTATTAGCTGAAGGATTAGAATTTCGCACGCCAAGACTAGCAGCAGCAGTAGCTGAAGACTTTTCTAACGCTACCGATGTCGCTGATTATCTTGCAGCTAAAGGCGTTCCTTTCCGAGAAGCTTATAATTTAGTCGGCAAAGCAGTTAAAACTAGCCTCGCGGTGGGTAAACTACTTAAAGATTTAACCCTAGCAGAATGGCAACAACTGCATCCTGCTTTTGAAGCCGATATTTATGATGCGATCGCTCCTAAACAAGTGGTTGCAGCCCGTAATAGTTATGGTGGAACTGGTTTTCAACAAGTTAGTCAAGCCATTGTTACAGCAAAATCTCGACTTCAAAATAATTCTTAA
- a CDS encoding PP2C family protein-serine/threonine phosphatase: protein MFSKPEAMTVTPIPRNSSQETNVSNQVGQKDDTPILALKKLVANLQKEQHKIQDLLSSLGFALRSFSNLNQFLELTPLMAARVTDAEGGALILFKDDSQVYLEQLHCHDSQIGLEVRQVLEKVNHRLHRQNLQGVSTKDVVAEVNPLLNQSSQLVTHLLDDKIKQLLEPKIQIFGTPVLVRNIEQGRLYVFSSDPEYIWTPTRRKLAQLVADQTAVAIANHELTVELRSKERQDRELEIASEIQLRLLPSKCPQIQGLELSAKCQTASRVGGDYYDFIPTNYDQIREGLTPRQHRDCKDEDPSQVPWSIVIGDVMGKGVPAGLIMTMTRGMLRAEVLNRHSPAKIMQHLNRVMYADLENSHRFVSMFYSEYNPKTQTLSFTNAAHNPPLWWQAATGKIDKLDTWGMLIGLDIDSEYEDDRVQLAPGDTIIYYTDGFTDAVNGNGDRFEEENLYRAFQWACQNFDSSEDILNYLFNRVEEFVGKNTKNTDDMTLIVMRVQPHK, encoded by the coding sequence ATGTTTTCCAAGCCTGAAGCGATGACTGTTACACCTATTCCTCGCAACTCTTCTCAAGAAACGAATGTTTCTAATCAAGTAGGTCAGAAAGATGACACACCTATTCTGGCACTGAAAAAGCTGGTTGCGAATCTCCAGAAAGAACAACATAAAATCCAGGATTTACTTAGTTCCCTAGGATTTGCTTTACGCAGTTTTAGTAATTTAAATCAATTTCTGGAACTAACTCCTTTGATGGCAGCACGGGTGACTGATGCTGAGGGCGGAGCATTGATTCTTTTTAAAGATGATTCTCAAGTGTATCTCGAACAGCTTCATTGTCATGATAGTCAAATTGGGTTGGAAGTACGTCAAGTTTTAGAAAAGGTTAATCATCGTCTTCATCGACAGAATTTACAGGGTGTTTCTACTAAAGACGTAGTTGCTGAAGTTAATCCTTTACTTAATCAATCATCTCAATTAGTTACTCATTTATTAGACGACAAAATTAAACAGTTATTAGAACCAAAAATCCAGATTTTTGGCACTCCTGTTTTAGTTAGAAATATTGAACAAGGTCGTCTTTATGTTTTTAGTAGTGATCCAGAATATATTTGGACACCAACACGTCGAAAATTAGCTCAATTAGTAGCCGATCAAACCGCAGTTGCGATCGCAAATCATGAATTAACCGTTGAACTTCGCTCTAAAGAAAGGCAGGATCGAGAGTTAGAAATCGCTTCAGAAATTCAGTTACGTCTGTTGCCTAGTAAATGTCCCCAAATTCAAGGCTTAGAATTATCAGCTAAGTGTCAGACGGCGAGTCGAGTTGGTGGAGATTATTACGATTTTATTCCCACTAATTACGATCAGATTCGTGAGGGGTTAACCCCCCGTCAGCATCGAGATTGCAAAGATGAGGATCCTTCCCAAGTTCCTTGGAGTATTGTGATTGGCGATGTGATGGGAAAAGGTGTACCAGCCGGTTTAATTATGACGATGACAAGGGGAATGCTACGAGCAGAAGTGTTGAATCGTCACTCACCAGCTAAAATTATGCAGCACTTAAATCGGGTGATGTACGCTGATTTAGAAAATTCCCATCGTTTTGTGAGTATGTTTTATTCGGAATACAATCCGAAAACTCAGACTCTTTCCTTTACTAATGCTGCCCATAATCCTCCTCTGTGGTGGCAAGCTGCGACGGGCAAAATTGACAAATTAGATACTTGGGGTATGTTAATTGGCTTGGATATCGACTCGGAATATGAAGACGATCGCGTTCAATTAGCTCCAGGAGATACTATTATTTATTACACTGATGGGTTTACAGATGCCGTGAATGGTAACGGCGATCGCTTTGAAGAAGAAAATCTTTATCGTGCTTTTCAATGGGCTTGTCAAAACTTTGATAGTAGTGAAGATATTCTCAACTATCTTTTTAATCGAGTTGAAGAGTTTGTTGGCAAAAATACTAAGAATACTGACGACATGACTCTCATTGTGATGCGGGTTCAACCTCACAAATAA
- the ftsY gene encoding signal recognition particle-docking protein FtsY produces MFNWFRRQFNEKESSEQPPQTVEETTPVEVETTETPQTPQDDYLSWAKTAYQNIQQRKETTTEESNQTKEVSIELKAAEVATQTETKVPAWMRKSEALDKLKATAIETPQVEEDKISEAKPLSLDEDFIWSAKILADQGRSPDDISQEEIDWLKKLRQGLGKTRRGLINQLKAVVGQGPLNEDAVMTIESLLLQADVGIEATETIIETLQAKLKEEALPPEEAIAYLKTILQDILDQPLQNQNNDDFVPEKDTFNIWLVTGVNGAGKTTTIGKLAHLTQKSGYNCIIAAADTFRAAAVEQVKVWGERTNTPVIANPGKNTDPAAVVYDAISAAKSRNSELLLVDTAGRLQNKKNLMDELAKIRRIISKQAPEAKIESLLVLDATLGQNGLRQAQVFSEAAQLSGVVLTKLDGSAKGGVALAVAQQLNLPIRFIGVGEGIEDLRPFSSYEFVEALLNG; encoded by the coding sequence ATGTTTAATTGGTTTCGCCGTCAGTTCAACGAAAAAGAATCTTCAGAACAACCACCACAAACTGTAGAAGAAACAACTCCAGTCGAAGTTGAAACTACAGAAACACCTCAGACTCCTCAAGATGATTATCTTTCTTGGGCAAAAACAGCTTATCAAAATATTCAACAACGCAAAGAAACAACGACAGAAGAATCTAACCAAACCAAGGAAGTTAGTATTGAATTAAAAGCTGCTGAAGTGGCAACCCAAACTGAGACAAAAGTTCCTGCTTGGATGCGTAAATCTGAAGCGTTAGATAAACTCAAAGCAACAGCAATTGAAACTCCTCAAGTTGAGGAAGACAAAATTAGTGAGGCAAAACCTCTTAGTTTAGATGAAGATTTTATTTGGTCAGCAAAAATTTTAGCAGACCAAGGTAGAAGTCCTGATGATATTTCCCAAGAAGAAATCGATTGGCTGAAAAAACTACGTCAAGGCTTAGGTAAAACCCGTCGCGGTTTAATTAATCAACTTAAAGCAGTTGTCGGTCAAGGCCCCTTGAATGAAGACGCAGTAATGACCATTGAATCATTATTGCTGCAAGCAGATGTAGGAATCGAAGCGACTGAAACCATCATTGAGACATTACAAGCCAAACTTAAAGAAGAAGCCTTGCCACCAGAAGAAGCGATCGCATATCTTAAAACTATTCTACAAGATATTCTAGATCAACCTCTGCAAAATCAAAACAATGATGATTTTGTCCCTGAAAAAGATACCTTTAATATTTGGTTGGTAACAGGGGTTAATGGGGCTGGTAAAACGACTACGATTGGTAAATTAGCCCATTTGACTCAAAAATCAGGCTATAACTGTATCATTGCAGCAGCAGATACTTTTCGGGCTGCTGCGGTAGAGCAAGTCAAAGTTTGGGGAGAAAGAACCAATACTCCAGTAATTGCTAATCCAGGTAAAAATACTGACCCGGCTGCGGTGGTTTATGATGCCATTAGTGCAGCTAAATCTCGTAATAGTGAACTGCTTTTAGTTGATACAGCAGGACGTTTACAAAACAAGAAAAACTTGATGGACGAGTTGGCAAAAATTCGTCGCATTATTAGTAAACAAGCTCCTGAAGCTAAAATAGAGTCCTTATTAGTTCTAGATGCTACTTTAGGACAAAATGGTCTACGTCAAGCACAAGTCTTTTCAGAAGCTGCTCAACTTAGTGGAGTAGTTTTGACTAAACTGGATGGTAGTGCTAAAGGAGGAGTTGCTTTAGCTGTAGCACAACAATTAAATCTACCAATTCGCTTTATTGGAGTAGGAGAAGGTATTGAGGATTTACGTCCATTTTCCAGCTACGAATTTGTGGAAGCTTTACTAAATGGATAA
- the trpS gene encoding tryptophan--tRNA ligase translates to MKKKRVLSGVQPTGNLHLGNYLGAIRNWVEIQHQYDNFFCVVDLHAITVPHDPQKLAQDTYTIAALYLACGIDLAASTIFVQSHVSAHSELTWLLNCITPLNWLERMIQFKEKAVKQGENVSVGLLDYPVLMAADILLYDADKVPVGEDQKQHLELTRDIAARVNDKFGKANHPILKIPEPLIRTEGARVMSLTDGTKKMSKSDPSEMSRISLLDSPDLIEKKIKKCKTDPIKGLVFDDLERPECNNLLTLYQLLSGKTKSEVAAECQEMGWGQFKPLLTDTTIEALKPIQDTYQEIMNNQDYLNQVLREGAAKAKEVANQTLSRVKDALGYLPSL, encoded by the coding sequence ATGAAAAAGAAGAGAGTTTTATCTGGCGTACAACCTACTGGCAACTTACATCTAGGCAACTATTTAGGAGCTATTCGCAACTGGGTAGAAATCCAACATCAATACGACAATTTTTTCTGTGTAGTTGATTTACACGCGATTACAGTTCCTCACGATCCTCAAAAGTTAGCACAAGATACTTATACTATTGCTGCTCTTTATCTTGCTTGCGGAATTGATTTAGCAGCTTCGACAATTTTTGTGCAATCTCATGTAAGCGCGCATAGTGAATTGACTTGGTTACTCAACTGTATCACTCCTCTCAATTGGCTAGAAAGAATGATTCAGTTTAAGGAAAAGGCAGTTAAACAAGGGGAAAATGTTAGCGTAGGATTGTTAGATTATCCTGTGTTAATGGCAGCAGATATCTTACTTTATGATGCTGATAAAGTACCTGTAGGAGAAGATCAAAAACAACATTTAGAGTTAACCCGTGATATTGCAGCTAGAGTTAATGACAAATTTGGTAAAGCAAATCATCCTATTTTAAAAATACCTGAACCTTTAATTCGTACAGAAGGTGCAAGGGTAATGAGTTTGACTGATGGAACAAAAAAAATGTCCAAATCCGATCCTTCAGAAATGAGTAGAATCAGTTTGTTAGACTCTCCTGATTTGATTGAGAAAAAAATTAAAAAGTGTAAAACCGATCCAATTAAAGGTTTGGTTTTTGACGATCTAGAACGCCCTGAATGTAATAATTTACTTACTCTCTATCAATTATTATCTGGCAAAACTAAATCAGAAGTGGCAGCCGAATGTCAAGAGATGGGTTGGGGACAGTTTAAACCCTTACTAACCGACACAACCATCGAAGCTCTCAAACCAATTCAAGATACCTATCAAGAGATTATGAACAATCAAGATTATCTTAATCAGGTGTTGCGGGAGGGAGCAGCTAAAGCAAAAGAGGTAGCTAATCAAACTTTATCAAGAGTAAAAGATGCACTGGGGTATTTACCTTCATTGTAA